The Acidimicrobiales bacterium genomic sequence CCTCAAGACGGTCGACGTCGAGACGAAAGAGGAGACGGTCTCGTTCAAGGAGCGCACCGACGTCACCGCCGTTCCCGCCATGGGCGTGGTGGCCGAGACCATGGTGGCCCTCGTGCTGGCAGGCGAGGTGCTGCGCAAGTTCGGCGGCGATTCGGTCGGCGAGCTCGTCCGCAACCACCGTTCCTACCTCGACTCGCTTGCCTAGCGAGAAGGTCTTCTTGGTCGGGATGATGGGCGCCGGGAAGACCACGGTCGGCCGCCTCTTGGCGCGCCGCCTCGGCCGTCCCTACCTCGACAACGACGAACAGGTCGTGCGCAACACCGGGCGCACCGTGCCCGAGATCATGGCTACCGACGGGGTGTCGGCTTTCCGGGCCGAGGAGAAGCGGGCCTTGATCGAAGGCGCTACCAGTGAAGGCCCGCTTGTCGTCTCCGCAGGCGGCGGCGTGGTGCTCGACCCCGACAACCGCAAGTGCCTGCGCGACCACGGCTTCACCGTGTGGCTGCGGGCCGAGGTCGAGACGATGGCCGCCCGCGTGGGCACCGGCGCGGGCCGGCCGTTGCTGGGCGACGACCCCGAGGCGGCCATCCGCCGCCTCTATCCCGAGCGCGAGCCGCTGTACCGCGAGGTGGCCGACCTGGTCGTCGACGTCGACGACCTGAGCCCGCAGGAAGTGGTCGAACGCATCGTCGAGGCCCTGCCGTGATCACCGTCCCCGTCTTTC encodes the following:
- a CDS encoding shikimate kinase is translated as MPSEKVFLVGMMGAGKTTVGRLLARRLGRPYLDNDEQVVRNTGRTVPEIMATDGVSAFRAEEKRALIEGATSEGPLVVSAGGGVVLDPDNRKCLRDHGFTVWLRAEVETMAARVGTGAGRPLLGDDPEAAIRRLYPEREPLYREVADLVVDVDDLSPQEVVERIVEALP